The Pirellulales bacterium genome window below encodes:
- a CDS encoding ABC transporter ATP-binding protein translates to MKTSFPIDPTADEAEALSIRSVSKTFRAADGAEVEALHRISLSVSTGEMVSLIGPSGCGKSTLLRLIAGLDQPTSGDLRIGAAPIAGPSAERGLMFQDPNLYPWLSVRRNVQAGLVARGVLRHRREEVEEFIRLVGLEQFANVFPHQLSGGMAQRAALARALVNHPKVLLLDEPLGALDQFTRMQMQDEVLRVWQARRTTMLLVTHDIDEAIYMSDRIAIMTPRPGRIERILDVPLARPRQRNSAPFLELRALILEMLHFAGNGKQKL, encoded by the coding sequence ATGAAAACGTCCTTCCCGATCGACCCGACAGCGGACGAAGCCGAGGCGCTTTCGATCCGGAGCGTCAGCAAGACGTTTCGCGCGGCGGATGGCGCCGAAGTCGAGGCGCTCCATCGCATTTCCTTGTCGGTCTCTACGGGGGAAATGGTGTCGTTGATTGGGCCGAGTGGCTGCGGCAAATCCACGCTGTTGCGCCTGATCGCGGGACTCGACCAACCCACCTCCGGTGATTTGCGGATCGGTGCGGCGCCGATCGCCGGCCCCAGCGCCGAGCGCGGCCTGATGTTCCAAGACCCAAATCTGTACCCCTGGCTGAGCGTTCGCCGCAACGTTCAAGCCGGCTTGGTCGCCCGCGGAGTGCTCCGCCACCGCCGCGAAGAGGTCGAGGAATTCATCCGGCTGGTCGGACTCGAGCAATTTGCCAACGTGTTTCCCCATCAGCTTTCCGGCGGGATGGCGCAGCGCGCCGCGCTCGCCCGCGCGCTCGTGAATCATCCCAAGGTGCTGTTGCTCGACGAACCGCTCGGGGCGCTCGACCAATTCACCCGGATGCAAATGCAAGACGAGGTCCTGCGGGTGTGGCAGGCGCGCCGGACCACGATGCTGCTAGTCACCCACGACATCGACGAAGCTATTTACATGAGCGACCGGATCGCCATCATGACGCCGCGCCCGGGCCGAATCGAGCGCATCTTGGACGTTCCGCTCGCGCGCCCGCGGCAGCGCAATAGCGCTCCATTTTTGGAGCTGCGAGCACTAATCCTGGAGATGCTCCATTTCGCCGGAAACGGGAAACAGAAGCTCTAG
- a CDS encoding transglutaminase domain-containing protein: MRSLACCLFIFAAALVSVAHAADQQTATYRIQHTLTVNKIPAGSHQVRIWFWLPDDDDSQKLLNLDVKDAPTGYQVTRDANYGHRYLYAVVNNPTADKAVLSTEFILRRNSVSIPVDTSRAAPLTDAHRSLFAEYLRRDVPNMEVSGAVVKLAGEICGKEADELKQARLLFDWVTDHTDHYSKGGNAPKSSGKGSVEYCLAKKGGGCTDQHALFIALARARGIPTRLQFGTLLKPMNEGKEMDPGYRCWVQYFVPNYGWVPMDIAAANTNPTQRDFYFSGLDNRRVHFSEGRNLELAPKQDGPPLNLFIIAYVEVDGKPHESFQRVLKYTEVKTDLKDRAAAL, from the coding sequence ATGCGATCACTTGCTTGCTGCCTATTCATCTTTGCGGCCGCGCTCGTCAGCGTGGCTCACGCGGCGGACCAACAGACCGCCACCTACCGAATCCAGCATACGCTCACGGTCAATAAGATCCCGGCCGGGAGTCATCAAGTGCGGATTTGGTTCTGGCTTCCTGATGACGACGATTCCCAGAAGCTGCTGAATCTCGATGTCAAAGACGCGCCCACTGGCTACCAGGTGACCCGCGACGCCAACTACGGGCATCGCTATCTCTACGCGGTTGTGAACAATCCGACCGCCGACAAGGCGGTGCTATCGACCGAATTCATTCTCAGACGAAACAGCGTTTCAATCCCCGTTGACACATCGCGAGCCGCTCCGCTAACCGACGCGCATCGTAGTTTGTTCGCTGAATACCTGCGGCGCGACGTGCCGAACATGGAGGTGAGCGGCGCGGTGGTCAAGCTGGCCGGTGAGATTTGCGGCAAAGAGGCCGATGAGCTGAAGCAGGCGCGGCTGCTCTTCGACTGGGTCACCGATCATACCGATCATTACTCGAAGGGGGGCAACGCGCCGAAGAGTTCCGGAAAAGGCTCGGTCGAATACTGCCTGGCCAAGAAAGGGGGCGGATGCACCGACCAGCACGCGCTCTTCATCGCGCTGGCGCGGGCCCGCGGCATACCCACGCGGCTGCAATTTGGCACGCTGCTCAAGCCGATGAACGAAGGCAAGGAGATGGACCCGGGCTATCGCTGTTGGGTCCAATATTTCGTGCCGAATTATGGTTGGGTGCCCATGGATATTGCCGCGGCCAACACCAACCCGACCCAGCGCGACTTCTACTTCAGCGGCCTGGACAATCGCCGCGTCCATTTCTCCGAAGGTCGCAATTTGGAACTGGCTCCCAAGCAAGACGGCCCGCCGTTGAATCTGTTCATTATCGCGTATGTCGAGGTCGACGGCAAACCTCACGAATCGTTCCAGCGCGTGTTGAAATACACCGAGGTGAAAACCGATCTTAAGGATCGGGCCGCGGCGCTGTGA
- a CDS encoding winged helix-turn-helix domain-containing protein — protein sequence MVFDPASQQVAIEGETVSLSKTEFRVLQFLASRRGDACTRRQIIEAVQGKDYPVTERSVDVQVASIRKKLGDAGRLIETVRGVGFRFQE from the coding sequence GTGGTGTTTGATCCTGCGTCCCAACAGGTGGCCATCGAAGGTGAGACCGTTTCGTTATCCAAGACGGAATTTCGCGTATTGCAGTTTCTGGCCAGCCGCCGGGGCGACGCCTGCACGCGGCGGCAAATCATTGAGGCGGTGCAAGGCAAGGATTACCCGGTCACCGAGCGGTCGGTTGACGTTCAAGTGGCTTCGATTCGCAAGAAGCTTGGCGATGCGGGAAGGCTAATCGAGACCGTGCGCGGCGTTGGGTTTCGGTTTCAGGAGTGA